The DNA segment AGCCGCAGGCGGCGAGGGTCCCGGCCGTCAGCGTGAGAGCTACCAGCGAACCGAGGACCCGGTTCATCAGGCCAGCTTCTTGGACTTCGTGATGGCCGCGGTGAGGGCCTCGAGCAGCGGGGCGGCGCCGTTCCAGGAGTAGATCGGGACGGCCTGCCACGGGAAGACCTGGTTCGCCTTGACGGCGGGCAGCGCGTTCCAGGCCGGCTTCGAGGCCAGGTCCTTCGGCTGCAGGGTGCCGGTCCGCGCGTCCAGGAAGATGATGTCGGCGTGGTACTTGTCCGCGTTCTCCCAGCTCAGCGACTCGTAGTAGTCACCGCCGTCGGTCTTCTCCGGGACGATGATGTCGACGCCGAGCTCCTTGAAGTACATGATGTCGGACGACACCTTGGGGTTCGACACGTAGAAGATGTCGGCCGCGCCGGAGCCGGCGAGCACCTTGATGCCACCGCTCGCCTTGGCCGCGGCGGACAGGTCGGCGGCGGCCTTCTCGAAGCGGGCCTTGGCCTCGGTGACCTTCGGCGCGTTGAGGTCGGCGCCGAGGGAGGCGGCGAGCTCGGCGTAACGCTCGATCGGCTTGGTCAGCGGGACGCGGCCGACGGTGATGGTCGCGGCCGGGGCGAGGCCGAGGATCTTGTCCTTGCTCTCGTCCGGGATGTACCAGTAAGCGCCCGGGTCGAACATGTGGGTGATCAGCAGCTCGGGGCTGAGCGCCGCGTACTTCTCCACGGAGAACTCGCCCCAGGCGTTACCGATGATCTCGACCTTGCTGATGTCGAGGTCGCCGGCCTGGTCCTCGGCGGTGCCGTCGGCCTTCTTGGTCTCGCCGAAGACGCCGACGATGGAGTCCTGGAGACCCAGGTCGACCAGGGCGGCGGCGGTGCCGGTGAACGCGACGATCTTGCTGGGGGTCTTGTCGGCCTTCAGCTCCTTGGGCTGGTCGTCGGTGAACGACCAGGGGCCGGCAGCGGCGGCGGGGGCGGAGGCGGACGAGGAGGACCCGGTCTCCTCGTTGCCGCCACAGGCGCTGAGCAGCGCGCCGAGACCGGCGGCGCCGCCGGCGGCCAGCAGGCCACGACGGGACAAAGAAAGGTTCGAGTACGACATCTTCAAGTCTTTCTCATGGGTACGACCGGTCACTCGACCGCGTGGATGGTTAGGCTAACCTAACGAACCGAACGCGCGTCAACAGGATCCGCCGAAGCGTGACGGGAGCATCAACTGTCCACCTATGACATCCCCACGGATCAGGGGCTCCGTGAGGCGGTGAAGCCTGATCCGGCACCACCGGGGAGACGCTTCTCCGTACGACTCACCGGCCTGCTGATCTCGTTCCTCCTGCTGGCCCTGGTCCTGGTGCTCAGCATCGGTTTCGGCGCCCGGTTCCTCAGCATCGGCGAGGTGTGGTCCGGCCTCACCGACCCGTCGTCGGAGTACTACCGGATCGTCCACGAGATGCGGCTTCCGCGGACGCTGCTGGGCCTGATGGTCGGCATGGCGCTCGGCCTGGCCGGCGCGATCATGCAGGCGCTGACCCGCAACCCGCTCGCCGACCCCGGTCTGCTCGGCATCAACGCCGGCGCCTCGGCCGGCGTCGCCTCGGCAGCCGTCTTCCTCGGCATCGGCTCGTTCTACGGCTACATCTGGTTCGCGCTGGCCGGCGCCGCGATCGTCACCGCCATGGTGTACGCCGTCGGCGGTGGACGGTCGGCCACCCCGGCCCGGCTCGCCCTCGCCGGCGCCGCGCTGAACGCCACGCTGTACTCCTATGTGAGCGCCGCCCTGCTCTCCGACTCGCAGGCCATCGAGAAGGTCAAGTTCTGGACGGCCGGCTCGCTCGCCAGCGCCGACTTCCCCACGGTGACCCGGCTGCTGCCGTTCTTCCTGGCCGGCCTGATCGTGGCGCTGCTGTCGGCCCGCCCGCTGAACGCGCTGTCGCTCGGCGACGACGCGGCCCGTGCCCTCGGCGCCCGGCCCGCGGTGATCCGTACCGCGGTCATCGTGGCGGTCACGCTGCTCTGCGGCGGCGCCACCGCCGCCTGCGGCCCGATCGTCTTCGTCGGCCTGCTCGTGCCGCACATGGTCCGCCCGTTCGCCGGGCCCGACCTGCGCTGGCTGCTCCCGTACACCGCGGTGCTGGCGCCGGTGCTGCTGCTCGGCTCGGACGTGCTCGGCCGGATCCTCGGCAGCCCCGGCGAACTGCAGGTCGGCACGGTCACCGCGGTCCTCGGCGGCCCCCTGTTCCTCTATCTCGTGCGAGCCGCCAAATGACCACCGCCCTCGCCGGCAAACCGGCGTACTCGATCGGCACCCGCGTCGGCGTCCGGCCCCGGGCCGTCCTCGTCGGCGTGGTCGCCGTCGTCCTCACCGCCGCCATCGCGGTCATCACGCTCGGCACCGGCGAGTTCCCGATCGCGCCCGCCGACGTGGTGAAGACGCTCTTCGGCCAGGGCACCGCCGCCCAGGACTTCATCGTCAACGAGCTGCGCCTGCCCCGGGTGATCACCGCGATCCTGGTCGGGATGGCCCTCGCGGCAGGCGGCGCGGTCTTCCAATCACTGGTACGGAACCCGCTCGGCAGCCCGGACGTCCTCGGCATCACCAACGGCGCCAGCACCGCCGCGCTCGTCGTGGTGATCATCGGGGGCAGCAGCGCGCAGCTCTCCCTGGCCGCGGTGGCCGGCGGTCTCGGCGCGGCGCTGCTGATCCAGCTGATCGGCGGCCGGCACGGCCTGCACGGCTTCCGCTTCATCCTGGTCGGCATCGGGTTGTCGGCCATCTTCACCGGCATCAGCGGCTATCTGCTCACCCGTGGCGTGCAGATGGAGAACGCGCGGGCGCTGCTCTGGCTGACCGGCAGCCTCGACGGCCGGGACTGGCAACAGGCCGGGCCACTGCTCGGCGTCCTCGCCGTCACCCTGCCGATCCTGCTCCTGGCGTGCGGCCCCGGCCTCAGGATCCTGGAGATGGGCGATGACGCCGCGGCGGCGCTGGGGGTGCCGGTGCGCTTCCTCCGTACCCTCGCTCTCTTCACCGCGGCCCTCCTCGTGGCCTGCGCCGCGGCCGCGGCCGGACCGGTCGCCTTCGTCGCGCTCATCGCCCCTCATCTGGCGAAGAAGCTGACGAAGGCGCCCGGCCCCAACCTGATCCCGTCCCTCGCCATGGGAGCGCTGCTGCTGGTCGGCGCCGACTGGGTCGCGCAGCACACCCCGCGCGCCCTGCCGGTGGGCGTGGTGACCGGCATCGTCGGCGGCGCCTACCTGGTCGGGCTGCTCACCATGGAACGCCGGGCCGGGCGGATCTGATCATGACTAACACTGGAGAGAAGATGAGTCGCCTCAGCGGTACGGGAATGACTCTGGCGTACGACAAGCGGGTCATCGCCGAAGAGCTGAGCGTCGACATCCCGGACGGCTCGTTCACCGTCATCATCGGCCCGAACGCGTGCGGCAAGTCCACCCTGCTGCGGGCGCTGTCCCGGCTGCTCAAGCCGGCCGCCGGCACGGTGCTGCTGGACGGCAAGGACGTGCACTCGGTGCCGACCCGGGTGGTCGCCAAGACGCTCGGCCTGCTGCCGCAGTCGTCGATCGCGCCGGACGGCATCACGGTGGCCGAGCTGGTGGCCCGCGGCCGGTACCCGCACCAGAGCATCGTGCGGCGCTGGTCGGCCGAGGACGAGCGCGTGGTGACCGAGTCGATGGCCGCCACCAAGGTCGGCGACCTGGCCGACCGCAACGTCGACGAGCTGTCCGGCGGGCAGCGGCAGCGGGTCTGGCTCGCCATGGCGCTCGCCCAGCAGACGCCGCTGCTGCTGCTCGACGAGCCGACCACCTACCTGGACATCGCGCACCAGATCGAGGTGCTCGACCTCTGCGCCGAGCTGCACGAGACGCAGGGCCGCACGCTCGTCGCCGTCCTGCACGACCTCAACCACGCGGCCCGGTACGCCACCCACCTGATCGCCATGCGCGACGGCAGGATCGCGAAGGCCGGGCCGCCGGCCGAGGTGCTCACCGCCTCGCTGGTGGAGGACGTCTTCGGCCTGCCCTGCCGCGTCATCGACGACCCGGAGACGGGTACGCCGCTGGTCGTGCCGGCCGCCCGCCGGCGAGCCCCGTCCCCGGCAGCCCCCTGACCGCCGCCGGGGGCTTGATCGCTGTCAGACCGGGTTCACGGCCGGGACGGGGACTCCCCGCTTCGCGGCGGCCACCTGGAGTTCGGCCCAGACCTTGGGCGCGACCGGGACACCCGCGGCCGCACGCCGGGTGGCCACCGCCGCGCTGCCCTCGCCCGGGTAGCGGATCTCCACGTCCTCGTCGGCCCGGGGCAGGCCCTTGAGCGTCTCCAGGGTCGCGGCGACGGCCGGGCCGAACGCCTCCGCCTCGCCGAACGCGGCCGGGTCGAGGGCCAGGATCAGCGCGTTCTGCCGGTGCACCCGGCCCTGCGGGTCGTCGCCGTGGAACGAGCTGAAGATCGGCGCGCCGACCAGCACGCTGGTGATCAGCTCGAAGACGAGCGACATGCCGGCGCCCTTGGCCCCGCCGAGGGGCAGCGGCATCGTCGCGAGGTTCGGGTCGGTCGTGGGAGTGCCGTCGGCGGTCGCCGCCGTACCCTCGGGAAGCGTCTTGCCGGCGTTGCGGAACTGGGCGATCCTGCCGAGCGCGATGCCCGCCGTCGCCATGTCGAGCAGCGCCGGCGGGTGGCCGGGGGCCGGGACCGCGATCGAGAGCGGGCTGGTGGCGACGGCCGCGCCGGTGACGCCGGGGTACGCCATGTTCGGCATGCCGGCCACGAACGCGACGCCGACCAGGCCGGCGTCGGCGATCCGCGAGGTGTAGTAGCCGATCGCGCCGGTGTGGACGGTCCGGCGTACGCCCACCGCCCCGATCCCGCTGACCCGCGCCCGCGTGATCGCCTCGTCGGCGGCGGCCGTGAGCGCGACCGGCCCGGGCGCCCGGTCGGCGTCGAGGACGGCGACCGCCGGGCTGGTCGAGCCGAACACGAGCGAGGGCCGCGCCGAGGCCTCCCCCGAGTCGAGCAGTTCCAGGTAGCGCGGCACCCGGGAGACGCCGTGCGAGTCGACGCCGCGCAGACCGGCCCAGGTCAGGACGTCGGCGATGGTGGCGGCGTGATCCGGCGCCACGCCGGCGGCGGTGAACAGCGCGGTGGTGAAGGTCCGCAGGCCGGCGGCCGGTAGGACGACTTTCATGAGGGCCTCTTCAGCGGGTGACGTGGACGTTGAGGATCGCGGTGGTGCCGCTGCGGACCGCCTTGAGGGCGCGGTCCAGTGCGGGGGCGAGTTCGCCGGGGAGCGAGACGGTCTCGCCGTACATGCCGAAGGGCTCGGCGAACGCGGCGAGATCGGGCTGATCGCTGAGGTCGTTGCCGAGGAACTCCCCGGTCTCGACGGCGGCGCCCTGCGGGTAGAAGCGCAGGTGGTTCATCTTCATCGAGCGGTACTCGGTGTTGTTGAAGACGAGGATCAGCACCGGAAGTGCAAGGGCCTTGGCAGCCTGCAGCGACGGGATGACCGGGTTGTAGAGGAACGCCCCGTCGCCGACGGTGACGACGACGAGCGAGTCCGGCACGGCCAGCTTCACGCCGAGCGCCACCGCCATGCCCTGGCCGAGGCCGCCCTGCACGTAGAAGTACGAGTCGGGCTCGGTGCGCCGCAGATGACGCTGGACGACGCGGCTGTGGGTGATCGTCTCGTCGACGACGACGGAATCGCCGCCGATGGAAGACCGCAGCGTCGCCACCAGATGAACCGGATCGATCCCGTCCGCAGTCGCGGCGCGGGCCTCGGCGGCGGCGACCGCATCACCCTCCGGCGAGGCGAATACCGAAATATCCGGAATGTCGCCCGAGAAGCCCGCCGCCAGCGCGCGCAGGGTCGCGGCGACCCCGCCCTCCAGGTAGTAGTCGGCGTTCAGCACCTGGTAGGCGATGTGCGGCCGCTGCGGCACCTCGTCGATCACGATGATCTTCGCCCGGGCCGGCCGGGCACTGGGCGGATAGAACGGCGCCCGGCAGTTGATCAGAACGATCACATCGGCGGAATCGGCGTCGAGGTCGCTTCCGGCGTGCAGCGGATGCGTCCGCGGGAAGTTGACGCAGACCGCCGAGTTCGGCTCGACGACCGGGATCCCCAGCGTCTCGGCGAAGAGGACGAGCGCTTCCAGCCCGCCCTCCTCCCGCCCGGTGGTCTCGGTGACGATCACCGGGGAGACGGCCGAGGCGAGCACGTCGAGGACGGCCTGGATGTCCTCGGCCGCGCTGACCGTGGCGCCGGGAGCGACGACCTTCTTCACCTCGCGGTCGCCCCACGGATCGAGCAGCACTTCGAGGGGGATGTTGAGGTAGACCGGCCCGGCCGGCGCCCGGGACGCCAGCTCCGCGCCACGGGTGATCATGGTGGTCAGCGTGTGCACGCTGGCGGCCTGGTTCGACCACTTGGTGAACGGCGCGGCCATCTGGTGCGGGCCGCCGACCACGGACAGGTTGCGGTACCACTGGCCGCCCGGGTCCGGTCCCGGCCCGTCGCCGTAGGTGATCGACTCCGAGGAGGCCACCACCATCGGCACGCCGGCGAGCAGCGCGCCGTGCACGGCCATCGACCCTTGGAGCAGGCCCGGCCCGGCGTGCAGCAGCACACCCTGGGCCCGGCGGGTGATCAGGCCGTAACCGGTCGCCATGCCGACCGCCACGGTCTCGTGCAGCAGGTCCAGATAGCGGGGGCAGGGCAGGCCGTCGCGGTGCCGGCGGGCCAGCGACTCCCATACCGGGGCCCACTCGGACCCCGGCGAGGAGAAGAGGTAATCCGCGCCGGCCGCGGTGAACGCGCTGACGACCGCGTCGCCGCCGTCGGTCCGGTGCGTCATCGCGAGGCGGCCGAGATCGGCCAGTCGAGGACCTCGCAGATGCCCCGGCCCATGATCCACTCAAGCTCCTCCGGCGTGAAGTCGAAGTGCTTGGTGAACTGCTCGATCGTCTCCACGTAGCTGAGGCCGTGCCCGAGCAGCCGGGTGATGTCGGTGCCCCAGAAGCAGCGCTGCGGGCCCATCTTGTCGACCATCTCCCGCACGTACTTCTCGATGTTGAGGTTCGGGAAGGGCTGGGTCGAGTAGCCGGGCAGCGCCGACACCTTCACGTAGATGTTCGGGTGCGCGTGCAGGTCGGCGGTCTCCTGCACCCAGTACCCGATCGCGTCGTCGACGCAGCGGGCCATGATCCCCATGTGGTCGATGATGATCTTCAAGCCGGGGTGCTTCGCCGCGATGGCGCCGAGCTCGGCCTTCCAGATCGGCGCGTGCACCATCGTCGGGATGTTCAGTTCCTCGGCGAGCGGCCAGTACCAGTCGTTCGTGCCGTCGATCATCCAGTTGCGGTCGATCGGACGGTGGAACGTCAACCGGGTGCCCTTCACGTACGGGTTCTGCGCGAAGTCCTTGAGCATGGCCGCGCCCTCGGCGGGCTTGTTCTGCGGGATGCGGGCCATGATGCCGAAGCGGTCGGGGTGCGCCTCGCACGCCTCCAGGGCGTAATCGATGCGGTCGCCCTCCCAGGACGGCGGCAGGATCAGCGCCCGGTTCACACCGGCCTCGTCCATCAGGGCGAGGCACTCCTCGTAGCTGAACGGGTCCTCCCGGTGGCCGTTGAGCCGGATACGCTCGCGAGCACCCGGCACCCACGGGCGGTCCGGGGTCTCTTCCTTCCAGATGTGCACCTGGGAGTCGACGACGAACATGTGCGTTTCCTTTCTGACCGGCGGGACTGCTCACAAGCTATGGGGGAATCCCGGCCCTGCGGAGTCCGCGGAACGCAATCGGTTGTTGCATGAACCGGCTACTTCCCGAAGATCTGTTCCACCACGTGCTCGGCGATCGCCAGGGATGACGTCGCCGCAGGTGAGGGGGCATTGCGGACGGCCGTGACCGGGCCGAGACGGTGGATGCGGAAGTCGTCGACGAGGCTGCCGTCACGGTCCAGGGCCTGGGCGCGCACACCGGCGCCGGCCCGGTAGACGTCGGCCGCGCCGATCTCCGGGACGTACCGCATCGCCTCGGTCATGTACCGCCGTTTCGACAGCGATCCGCGGACCTCCTTCACGCCGGTCCGCCAGTGCTTGCGGGCCATGTGCCAGGTGCCCGGCCAGGCGGCGATGCCGAGAAGATCAAAGACATTGATCTTCGTACGCCGGTAGCCCTCCTTCGCGGTCGCCAGCACGGCGTTGGGACCCACCTCCACCACACCGGTGACCCGGCGGGTGAAGTGGACGCCGAGGAAGGGATACCGGGGGTCGGGGACCGGGTAGATCATGCCGCGCACCAGGTCCGCCTTCGCCGGCTTGACCCGCATGTACTCACCGCGGAACGGGATGATCCGCGGACCGGGCGTGTCGCCGGCCAGCTGGGCCACCTCGTCCGACTGGATGCCGGCGCAGACGATCACCTGGTCGGCGAGCAGCCGGCGCTCTCCCGAAGCCACCTCGATACGGCCACCGGCCGGCGTGAGCCGATCCACGCCGAAGTTCGTTCGTACCTCTCCCCCGCTCCGCACGACGTCCTGGGCGAACGCCTTCGCGACCCCCGGGAAGTCGGTGATCGCCGTCTCCGGGGAATGCAGCGCGGCGAGGCCGGTGGCGTGCGGCTCGATCTCCCGGATCCCGGCCGGATCGACACGGCGCAGACCCGGCACACCGTTCTCCCGGGCCCGCTTCTCCAGGTCGTCGAGGCGGCCCATCTCGTCCCGGCGGACCGCGACGACCAGCTTGCCGCACTCGTCGTACGCGATGCCCTTCTCCGCGCAGTATTCACGCAGCAGCAGCCGGCCGCGGGTGCACAGCTCCGCCTTGAGGCTGCCCGGCGTGTAGTAGATGCCGGCGTGCACGACGCCCGAGTTGTGGCCGGTCTGATGCTGGGCGACCTCGGACTCCTTCTCCAGGATCACCACCTTGGTGCCCGGCCGGCGCAGGGTGATCTCCCGCCCGATCGCCAGGCCGACGATGCCGGCTCCGACGATCGCGATGGTCTCGTCCGCCACGTGTGTCGCCCCCTGTGAATCAGCCGCCGAAATGCACGGCGAAAGTTTTGACCTTGGTATAGAACCGCACTGCTTCGGGTCCTTGCTCCTTGAAGGGGGAGCCGGACTCACGGAACCCGCCGAACGGCTGGTGCACGTCCCATCCGGACGTCGTGGTGTTCACGGCGATCTGGCCACAGTCGGCCTCCGCGAGGAAGCGGTTCGCGGCCGCCAGGCTGTCCGTGAAGATCGCGGCGGCCAGGCCGTACCGGGTGTCGTTCACGGCGGCGATCGCCTCGTCGAGACCGTCGATCACGCGGACCGCGAGGACCGGGCCGAACACCTCCTCGCGCCACACGTCCATGTCCGGTGTCACGCCGGTGAGGATCGCGGGCGTCACGAAACAGCCGGCGCCGGGCAGTTCCTCGCCGCCGAGTTCGAGCCGGGCGCCCTGCTTCACCGCCCCCTCGATCGCGCGCAGCACGCTCGCCTGGTGGGCGGGGCTGACCAGGGGGCCGACGTTCGTACCCTCGGCCCGTCCGGATCCGACCCTCAATGCGCTGATCCTGGAACGCAGCAGCACGAGGAACTCCTCGGCGATCGGGCGGTCCACCAGGACCCGGCTGGTCGCGGTGCAGCGCTGACCGGCCTGCCCGAACGACGCGGCGACCACGGCGGCGGCGGCCTTCTCCAGGTTCGCGCCGGCCAGCACCACCGAGGCGTTCTTGCCACCCAGCTCGGACTGGAACCGCACCCCGCGCCGGGCGAGCCGCACCCGCAGGGCCTCGCCGACCTCGTTGCCGCCGGTGAAGCTGACCGCCGCGATCCGCGGGTCGTCGAGCAGCGCGTCCGAGATCTCACCGGTCCGGCCGGTCACCACGTTGATCACCCCGGCCGGCAGTCCGGCGTCGTGCAGGGCCCGGGCCAGGTGCAGTCCCGAGGTGGGCGTCTCACTGGCCGGCTTGAGCACGACCGCGTTGCCGGCGGCGAGCGCCGGGGCGAGCTTGCGGGCCGGCGTGATCAGCGGGTCGTTCCACGGGGTGATCGCCAGGACCACCCCGAGCGGTTCGCGCTGGTAGCCGGCCCGGGTGTCGGGCCGCGCGTCGTGGATGAGCGCGCCGTAGTCCTGGCGGCCGGCGCCCGCGTAGTACTCGAAGAAGTCGGCGGCCTTCTCGGCCTCGACCCGGGCCTCGGCGAGCGTCTTGCCGTTCTCGGTGACGATGGCCTCGGCGATCTCGGCGGCCCGGACGCGCAGCAGCACCGCGGCCGCGGACAAGATCTTGGAGCGTTCGATGGCGTTCACGGCTCGCCAGACGGTGAACCCGCTCTGCGCCGCCGCGTAGATCGCGGTCACATCGGCGGCGCTGAGCGACGGAACCCGCACGACCGGCGCGGTCACGTCGGCGGGATCATAGACGTCGATCCAGTCATCGGCGCCCCTCCAGCATCCGCCGGCCAGGGTCTCCATGCTGCGAACGGGCATCATCACTCCTCAGTCTCTCCGGTCGGTCTTTTCCGGTCGGTCTTCTGCCGGCGAATGCTAGGAACGGCGGAAAGCGCTCCACCACGCGCCGGCGGGGAAGCATTGCTTGCGCCCGGCGCACCCTTTTTCCTGCTGGAATCCACGACGCCCCCCCCCCCCCCCCCCCCGCGAATCCTGGAGGAACCGTGGCCTACGCCGTCATCGCCCACTACCGCTGCGCCCCGGAGGATGTGGAGCTGGTCCGCTCGGCGCTGCTCACGATGCGCCTGCACACCCGTTGCGAACCGGCGAACCGCGAATACGCCGTGCACGCCGACACCGAGGACGCCACATCGTTCGTCCTCTATGAGGTGTACGACGACCGCGCCGGTTTCGAAGCCCACACCCGGACGCCGCACTTCACCGAGTACATCGTCGCGGTGGTGCGCCCGCGCCTGCTGGACCGCCGGGTCACCTTCGCC comes from the Actinoplanes sp. OR16 genome and includes:
- a CDS encoding ABC transporter substrate-binding protein, with protein sequence MSYSNLSLSRRGLLAAGGAAGLGALLSACGGNEETGSSSSASAPAAAAGPWSFTDDQPKELKADKTPSKIVAFTGTAAALVDLGLQDSIVGVFGETKKADGTAEDQAGDLDISKVEIIGNAWGEFSVEKYAALSPELLITHMFDPGAYWYIPDESKDKILGLAPAATITVGRVPLTKPIERYAELAASLGADLNAPKVTEAKARFEKAAADLSAAAKASGGIKVLAGSGAADIFYVSNPKVSSDIMYFKELGVDIIVPEKTDGGDYYESLSWENADKYHADIIFLDARTGTLQPKDLASKPAWNALPAVKANQVFPWQAVPIYSWNGAAPLLEALTAAITKSKKLA
- a CDS encoding FecCD family ABC transporter permease; protein product: MLISFLLLALVLVLSIGFGARFLSIGEVWSGLTDPSSEYYRIVHEMRLPRTLLGLMVGMALGLAGAIMQALTRNPLADPGLLGINAGASAGVASAAVFLGIGSFYGYIWFALAGAAIVTAMVYAVGGGRSATPARLALAGAALNATLYSYVSAALLSDSQAIEKVKFWTAGSLASADFPTVTRLLPFFLAGLIVALLSARPLNALSLGDDAARALGARPAVIRTAVIVAVTLLCGGATAACGPIVFVGLLVPHMVRPFAGPDLRWLLPYTAVLAPVLLLGSDVLGRILGSPGELQVGTVTAVLGGPLFLYLVRAAK
- a CDS encoding iron chelate uptake ABC transporter family permease subunit; translated protein: MTTALAGKPAYSIGTRVGVRPRAVLVGVVAVVLTAAIAVITLGTGEFPIAPADVVKTLFGQGTAAQDFIVNELRLPRVITAILVGMALAAGGAVFQSLVRNPLGSPDVLGITNGASTAALVVVIIGGSSAQLSLAAVAGGLGAALLIQLIGGRHGLHGFRFILVGIGLSAIFTGISGYLLTRGVQMENARALLWLTGSLDGRDWQQAGPLLGVLAVTLPILLLACGPGLRILEMGDDAAAALGVPVRFLRTLALFTAALLVACAAAAAGPVAFVALIAPHLAKKLTKAPGPNLIPSLAMGALLLVGADWVAQHTPRALPVGVVTGIVGGAYLVGLLTMERRAGRI
- a CDS encoding ABC transporter ATP-binding protein; protein product: MSRLSGTGMTLAYDKRVIAEELSVDIPDGSFTVIIGPNACGKSTLLRALSRLLKPAAGTVLLDGKDVHSVPTRVVAKTLGLLPQSSIAPDGITVAELVARGRYPHQSIVRRWSAEDERVVTESMAATKVGDLADRNVDELSGGQRQRVWLAMALAQQTPLLLLDEPTTYLDIAHQIEVLDLCAELHETQGRTLVAVLHDLNHAARYATHLIAMRDGRIAKAGPPAEVLTASLVEDVFGLPCRVIDDPETGTPLVVPAARRRAPSPAAP
- a CDS encoding Ldh family oxidoreductase, whose translation is MKVVLPAAGLRTFTTALFTAAGVAPDHAATIADVLTWAGLRGVDSHGVSRVPRYLELLDSGEASARPSLVFGSTSPAVAVLDADRAPGPVALTAAADEAITRARVSGIGAVGVRRTVHTGAIGYYTSRIADAGLVGVAFVAGMPNMAYPGVTGAAVATSPLSIAVPAPGHPPALLDMATAGIALGRIAQFRNAGKTLPEGTAATADGTPTTDPNLATMPLPLGGAKGAGMSLVFELITSVLVGAPIFSSFHGDDPQGRVHRQNALILALDPAAFGEAEAFGPAVAATLETLKGLPRADEDVEIRYPGEGSAAVATRRAAAGVPVAPKVWAELQVAAAKRGVPVPAVNPV
- a CDS encoding thiamine pyrophosphate-dependent enzyme translates to MDHGPGHLRGPRLADLGRLAMTHRTDGGDAVVSAFTAAGADYLFSSPGSEWAPVWESLARRHRDGLPCPRYLDLLHETVAVGMATGYGLITRRAQGVLLHAGPGLLQGSMAVHGALLAGVPMVVASSESITYGDGPGPDPGGQWYRNLSVVGGPHQMAAPFTKWSNQAASVHTLTTMITRGAELASRAPAGPVYLNIPLEVLLDPWGDREVKKVVAPGATVSAAEDIQAVLDVLASAVSPVIVTETTGREEGGLEALVLFAETLGIPVVEPNSAVCVNFPRTHPLHAGSDLDADSADVIVLINCRAPFYPPSARPARAKIIVIDEVPQRPHIAYQVLNADYYLEGGVAATLRALAAGFSGDIPDISVFASPEGDAVAAAEARAATADGIDPVHLVATLRSSIGGDSVVVDETITHSRVVQRHLRRTEPDSYFYVQGGLGQGMAVALGVKLAVPDSLVVVTVGDGAFLYNPVIPSLQAAKALALPVLILVFNNTEYRSMKMNHLRFYPQGAAVETGEFLGNDLSDQPDLAAFAEPFGMYGETVSLPGELAPALDRALKAVRSGTTAILNVHVTR
- a CDS encoding amidohydrolase encodes the protein MFVVDSQVHIWKEETPDRPWVPGARERIRLNGHREDPFSYEECLALMDEAGVNRALILPPSWEGDRIDYALEACEAHPDRFGIMARIPQNKPAEGAAMLKDFAQNPYVKGTRLTFHRPIDRNWMIDGTNDWYWPLAEELNIPTMVHAPIWKAELGAIAAKHPGLKIIIDHMGIMARCVDDAIGYWVQETADLHAHPNIYVKVSALPGYSTQPFPNLNIEKYVREMVDKMGPQRCFWGTDITRLLGHGLSYVETIEQFTKHFDFTPEELEWIMGRGICEVLDWPISAASR
- the lhgO gene encoding L-2-hydroxyglutarate oxidase — protein: MADETIAIVGAGIVGLAIGREITLRRPGTKVVILEKESEVAQHQTGHNSGVVHAGIYYTPGSLKAELCTRGRLLLREYCAEKGIAYDECGKLVVAVRRDEMGRLDDLEKRARENGVPGLRRVDPAGIREIEPHATGLAALHSPETAITDFPGVAKAFAQDVVRSGGEVRTNFGVDRLTPAGGRIEVASGERRLLADQVIVCAGIQSDEVAQLAGDTPGPRIIPFRGEYMRVKPAKADLVRGMIYPVPDPRYPFLGVHFTRRVTGVVEVGPNAVLATAKEGYRRTKINVFDLLGIAAWPGTWHMARKHWRTGVKEVRGSLSKRRYMTEAMRYVPEIGAADVYRAGAGVRAQALDRDGSLVDDFRIHRLGPVTAVRNAPSPAATSSLAIAEHVVEQIFGK
- a CDS encoding aldehyde dehydrogenase: MPVRSMETLAGGCWRGADDWIDVYDPADVTAPVVRVPSLSAADVTAIYAAAQSGFTVWRAVNAIERSKILSAAAVLLRVRAAEIAEAIVTENGKTLAEARVEAEKAADFFEYYAGAGRQDYGALIHDARPDTRAGYQREPLGVVLAITPWNDPLITPARKLAPALAAGNAVVLKPASETPTSGLHLARALHDAGLPAGVINVVTGRTGEISDALLDDPRIAAVSFTGGNEVGEALRVRLARRGVRFQSELGGKNASVVLAGANLEKAAAAVVAASFGQAGQRCTATSRVLVDRPIAEEFLVLLRSRISALRVGSGRAEGTNVGPLVSPAHQASVLRAIEGAVKQGARLELGGEELPGAGCFVTPAILTGVTPDMDVWREEVFGPVLAVRVIDGLDEAIAAVNDTRYGLAAAIFTDSLAAANRFLAEADCGQIAVNTTTSGWDVHQPFGGFRESGSPFKEQGPEAVRFYTKVKTFAVHFGG
- a CDS encoding putative quinol monooxygenase, with the protein product MAYAVIAHYRCAPEDVELVRSALLTMRLHTRCEPANREYAVHADTEDATSFVLYEVYDDRAGFEAHTRTPHFTEYIVAVVRPRLLDRRVTFAEIL